In the genome of Impatiens glandulifera chromosome 6, dImpGla2.1, whole genome shotgun sequence, the window TCTCAACCaaaaacacatattttatcTATCAAATCAGTAAACAACAAAATATTCATCAAAACTAAAAcatggtaatatatatatatatatatatataaatgtatagtAGTTGATATTTTGCATAATGAATCAAAAGTgctacaaataaaataaaatacattcgTAGTCATCTCTTGGACAACGCAGATAGTTGTATGATTTATTGTTCGCATATCCTTTTGGAGGATACTCATTTCATGATAGGAAGTGAGATTTTAGGTGGCTATAGTTGGAGCATGAGTACTCCACCTCCATACTTTCTATTTTGGATCTAGCTACATCGACCTCCACCTTCATACTTTCTAGATCCGTTGGCGTTTCATTATTTTTAGAAGAGATATTCTCCTTAATTgttgtttcaatcttttcagATGCTAGATCCTCACTATCAGAGGTTAAGTCATAATAGGGAGTTTCCTCATTGGCTAACATCAACCTAGGCGTGAACCTACTAGGAGTGGTTGTAGAATGAAAACAATTTAGTGTAGAACGAGTAAACCATCAGgaagaatgaaaagaatatAAGGATTTGAGAAGAGAGTAAACCATTaggaaaaatgaaaagaatataaGGATTTGAGAAGAGAATTAAGAAGGTGATTGAAGAGAAGAGAGGAAATTGAGAAATGAACAGATAAGCAAATAATGTTGAAAAATGATTCGAAGCGAATGAATTTAAGATGAACCGTAACTAATTttgcattaatttttattaatattttaaaaactagtaTTTACATACAGATTCATATAGTTTAATGCAAATTGTATTGTCAATATattactaaatttttaaaagatatttttttcaaaactgtTCAATAATACTGCAATATAGTTTTCAATAATATGATAACATAGAATTACAAAAATAGTTGCAAAGagattatctattattattatacaaaacGTATTAATAATTGATTACGAATATTTgaaactatatattaaaaactaataaatataattataatttagttataGTAATTCTATATAGAACTAGTTGCGaagatattaattattagagttaATGCAATACGTGTTACTAATATATTACGAATATTTCGAAcgatatttttaaaactattaaatataattgcAATATAGTTTGCTAATATAGTTTGCTGTAATACTTTATCTTAAAATTGCAGAATTAGTTGTGaagatattatttattagagttaatgcaatatatattacaaatttcattatcaaaactaacacaattatttcataatttcttttaCAACAATCAtacctttatttatataatatatgttacaatatttaataaatttacaaacatataactaaatatattttagtgatattattaacatcattttttggtttatgttttattatagttgtaacaatatatttatatatattgaaaaaaaaatattatatttttctatttctaatgttatattttataatttatattttatagattataTTTTCGTAAAAATACGtttttgattgaaaatataattgaaagatttgcaatatttcattttttattacaGCATGGATTGCAGTTCTTAAAaacttttagtaaaaaaaaattggttgcACTCATATGTTTTGCAATTCTACAATATTTGTGTAGTGCCTCAAGCTTAAAAACTACATATTATGGATGAGTCCCTGAACTCTAATCATAATCATTTAATCACTTACAAATGTTATTATTACTAATTGAGACAAActctcaaatataattaattataactttaCTTACTCTATATATAGAACGTGACATTGAAATGGTATAAGAAAAACTACACTAATTTTTCTTGTAATCAAATAGTATATCATGAATTCCCAATAATTGCTAAGCTTGTTAAAAGTTGATCTAGTcctattttctaatttttgtaCAAGAGCCAATTGTTGCATGTATTTGCCTCTTTCTTCCAAATGTTGGATAATTACATCTTTATGGATGTCACTCCATACCTACTCCTTTGTTCTTGTTGTTTCGTTAAAACACCTAACATCCCAATCACTCGAGGCAAATGCACATTTGAAAAGTTTTAATGAAAAACTTGTTTCCCTTGTTTTGTTCGTGACTCACCCTTTTAATTTGGTTGCATACTCTTGGACCCTTTTTCCATTTATTTCATGTAGGGAGTTACAATATTTGAGATAATGTGtgtaataaaatgattttaacttctaaaacaaaatatccaatatatatataaatatatatatataaacattagcacttaatataaaaaaaaaattacttttttttcttacaacATTGAGACTCTTTTATTGATAAACTTTAACAATAAGATCACAATTACCGtggtaaatataaaatactataaACTAAATCAcgcaatatttatcaaatatttaaaagaaaaatgaagatcTAAATCAAATTACTCTAATCCATATGAAGTCTAACTCTCTTGGATATGAAAGCATGATTGCATCGAGTTTATTTTCCACTCATAACCTATGCTTTTGTGAAATTCCAAGGTTTCTCGTCCAGAGTTTGGAATTTTACTTTTTCTCTTCCTGTAATGAAATCaactataaaatgaaaataattgagaaGTGTCTTGTTATAGTTagacatatttatattaaatagttaagtttgaattaaataaataattacaataaataatgtTGACTTATACATGACTTTACGTTTACTAAGTTGTCAAAAGAAGTAATTAAAAGTATTTCTATAAAAAGGGTAGTCAAAAGATAAGAATTTGATTGCCAAAATCTAGCAACACACTATGAATCCTCTAGACAGCCACACCATTAGACAGATTTTCTATAATGAAGTGAATAAGAAGAATGAGAAAGTACACTTACACCGGCATCGATGACAAGGAAGATGATGATACCGATCAAGACAAGAAATTTGGTCGAAAACGGTGCTGCATATCTGGTTTTATTGTTTTCCATATTCGAAACTATCATCATTGTAAGAATGTATTTCCCTGCACAAGGCACAAAAAACCATCAACACGTACTTATAAGGGTATTATTCTATTTTGCTTAATCCTTCTCCATTGCCTTCATTTCAATATAGACATGATTCTAATGTAGCTTTTGTTCTTTACAAATTCTAGGCAAATCAAGAAAGTCATGTTCAAGACTTGGTATCAGTGATGATGAACAACTTTGTCATGGAAAAACCACCAATTCTCTAGTAAGTTTTTTGACTTACTGAAAATGATTTCTCCTTTCTTTTCAACTTCAATGAATAATGAAATTTATCAATCCACCCCGGGTAGCTGATCAGAGGTAAGAGGATCTTACGAAAGGAAATCTTATTCCGAAAGCACCAGATTGAAATAGTATGTCATGGAGGTTACCTTCTCCATCAATAAGAGTTATTCAAAAAAACTGATGTATCAAATGTCTTAAATTTTACCAGGATAACATGCATGGAACTACCTTTCCCAAGAAACCTTCTCTTCTAGCAAGAATAAAGTCATTCATCACtcatgaagaaaagaaaagaaaagaggaTTCAAACTCTACTCAAGATTTAGAAACCTTAGATCATCATCGTACAAGTGTTGGTTGGAAACACCGAATCTCCTTGCTTCTGTCTCTAGCTACTAAGAATGGAATTGGATTCCAAAGAAAGAACACAAAGTACTCTTCCCAAATTCAATGTCTAATCTCCAAGAAAATCTTGGAAGATCAGAAGAATATCCTTGAAACCACCCAACCCTTCAATAGCTTATGCCAAACTAGTATGAACATGATGCCGAGAAGTCTTCAAGATAAAATAGATGAAGTTACAGTATTTTTCCAAAAAGGAAAACagtgtaattttaattatgttaaacCAGCAGCCAACATAAGAagaacaagaacatcatcatcTTTAGATGAATCATTACAGAGTTATAGCCGATTCATGAGTCTGAGTTTCAGTGGAGATGAAGATGACAGATGTTCTTCCAAGACCTTGAAAGTAAGTAAAGGACTTAGTCACATACAGATGAAATATTTGAAGAGGTTTCCTTCATTAACACATGATGAGTTTGGGAATGTTTATTGCGAATCAATGAATGGGATCAGTGAAACTGTTGAAAATGAGGATATGAAGATTGGACTTCTTTCTTCTTCAGAAACATATTATACCAAAAAGAATGAATTTTCTTCTTCAGAAATCATTGTTCATGAAAtgtttaaagaaaaagaaacagaACTCATTTCAGACGATCAAATCCTTTCCCTAGAAGATAGAGTAAAGTGTACATCCATGTCGTTTCCATCAACTGGAGGTAATCATTATGCAATATTTTTAATACCTTCATTCGAGCTTAGAatgtttattgttttaatttttactttgaGATTTGTTAGACTGTTTATTTCATTTAGATTAATTCATGTCAATAGATGTCATGACTTGTACCAGGGTCACTAGTCATTTAGGTTGCCTATGGATTAATTAAAGAAGTTAGCATAAACACATTATCTTCTAAGCATTAATTGTGACTTTTGGTCTTTATGGTATGGACTATTGTCACTTGATTATCCTAGTTGATTATTTCTACATATATTCTTAATTTGcactattataaaattattgtaatgaAATTGACTCctatattttattctaattgaAATGAACATTATGATAGTGGAATATTTGATATAGATAATCTTTTATCCTAAACAGGGTTTCACAATAGGGAGGAAGAAGAATCACCCATTTTTGAATCAAACATGTTGATGCAAGATCAGGATCATTTGTCATGTTCATCTGAAAGTATGGGAAATTCAAACTTGAAATATGTAACAGAGATCCTTCAACTATCCGGCATACTGGGAAATGAGTGTTTTAATGCATGGCATTCAATAGAGCAGCCACTGGACCCAGAAATGTTTGAAGACATAGAAAGCTGCAGCAAGTCTAAAGAGTTATCGGAATGCAGCagcaataatattattgatcatGATGAAAACATGCCTTGTTACACGCATCAACATAAGCTTCTGTTTGATTTAACAAATGAAGTTTTGGTTCAGATATATGATAGAACATGCACATATTGCCCAAGGGTTTTGTCTTCCAAATGTAACGGTTGGTGTAAACCATTTCCTGTGGGAAAACATCTTCTTAAAGTTGTTTTAGCCAATATTAGCAGAAGCCTCATCATGAATTTGACGGATCAGAAAATGATGGAGATTAAAATGGATCAAGATTTGATTAAAGATGATCTTTGGATGAATCTACATGTATTCAGCGAGAATGTGGCACTTGAGCTGGAGGCTTTTATTTTCGATAGAGTTATGGATGAAGAACTTCAAATATTAGAAGTTAAaggtataaaatatatgaagggGTAAGTTATAAACTTTATTATTGATGGTTAGAATTTGGAAATACAACTGTCACATGAGTACTCTAACTTTATTTCTCTTAACATTATTAGTTTGTggttgttatttaatattttattattttaattattattgttgaaataaattatattttgtgaagaaattatgcattttttaatttttaaaatgatttatattgtttCAAAATGACCAATTTCTAGTTTGTGATTTATCAACTATAATGAAGCTTTTGTTCatattgaaaattgaaattagacaattttatttattatactatttaatatatatatatatataaagtgcgacatttaattttaaaagttttaatttagtatattatctataaattatatatattatctatttttttaaattatattaatgtcattaaaaagtattattatattatttcaatctaaaaaataattaaaaaatgtcgagtcaattaaaaataacttaagaaataagtttatttaaatcaacGTTGTTCTAATTATGAGCtgacattattttgataatgtgcagattaattaaaataaaacttagttatACAAAGTTGAAGAGCTTAATTTAATGCTGCAAACAAATAAGACTAAACTCTGAAACTGTCTTTATGCAGGTACAGATCTAAAGAAGACCGTCTATTCGGACGTCGTCTGACTCCTTTAACGTGGTCTAAGAAGTGTGcacagttagacgcggtctaactacTTTAGTCATGGTCAAAaaggaagcgcagttagacgtggtctaactcctttagacgcggtctaaagggaagcgaagttagacgtgatctaactactttagacatgctctaaagggaagcacagttagacacggtctaaatcctttagacatggtctaaagggaagcgtagttagacgcagtctaagtcctttagacgtggtctaactcTTTTAAACGTGGTCTAAcacctttagacgtggtctaaagggatgcacaattcgacgcggtctaactcctttagacgtggtctttAAGGAAGCGAAGTTAGATGTGGTCTAACTTCTTTTGACATGGTATAAATGGAAGCGTAGTTAAATGcgttctaactcctttagacgcggtctaactcctttagacgcggtctaaaaggAAGAGAAGTTAgatgcggtctaactcctttaaacgtggtctaaagggaagcgcagttagacgcaatctaactcctttagacgtgatctaaagggaagcatagttagacgcggtctaactctttgagacgtggtctaaagggaagcaaagttagatgcggtctaactcctttggaagtagtctaaagggaagcgtagttagatgcggtctaacccctttagacgtggtctaaagagaaGCACAGTTAAACGTcatttaactcctttagacgtgatcTAAAGGGAAGCTCATTTAGATGTCGTTTAGctccttcttagacgcggtctaatgAAGGAGCGCAAGCAGACGTTGTCTAACTTGATCAGATGTCCGAAGGAGCATCTACCTACGTAACTCAGTTCATCTACAGTTACCGTTTTCTACAGTATGACAACTCAGCTCCAACGACGAATGAACTATTGCCACGTACTCCATTATTCAAATTTCCCAACTTTTATCTCTCTAGTATaagacaatatcagaggatattcgacgcactacctaTCTGGTACAGCCATGATTCTAttgcttagagtctgttgtaTTCTCGTACTAGTGGCGTCCGTTCAACAAAAGGAGGACACGTGTCCTCAAAGAAGTTTCAATTGTTGGTGCACTTAAACTATTAATAGAAGCCCAAGGACAATGgacaaaaaaaattgactaCTTCTTAAACACAACTTCTTGACAAGTCACACTAACTCCAAGAAACTGGTCTTACAAGTTTCTtaagctctctctctcttgattatcCAATCTCTTAAGATCAAGAACAAATTACTCACTATGGGATTACTCTGTAATTAGTATACTGTTCTTTTTGTAtgaaatttcagtattgtaaattgaatagagggtgttctgttcaatagagagttagcttGATGTTCAGAAGTAGGCAGTTGTTAAGTCCTGTGGTTTCAAACTtggtttgtgtagtgtgttctatacaaatcaaaaccttctagtgaatatctttccTGTTGAGaaataaggggtgacgtaggattTTAATCtccaaacatcaataaaactctccgtgttctttactttctgccatttcCTTTCATCTAGAGCTTCAAAAATCCAACAAACggttctgcacttgaactcgttcaagagtttgtgaagatttgtgaagaatagaaacagttttaacttctaacaaagttaaaatcaaattgaaagtCACAAGCTGCTAACAATAGTCAAACCCCAATCTGTATTGTCAATACCGATcataacaagtggtattagagcctcgttttctattctcaagcatcattAGATCTGAAATCAT includes:
- the LOC124943559 gene encoding protein TRM32-like, with the translated sequence MHGTTFPKKPSLLARIKSFITHEEKKRKEDSNSTQDLETLDHHRTSVGWKHRISLLLSLATKNGIGFQRKNTKYSSQIQCLISKKILEDQKNILETTQPFNSLCQTSMNMMPRSLQDKIDEVTVFFQKGKQCNFNYVKPAANIRRTRTSSSLDESLQSYSRFMSLSFSGDEDDRCSSKTLKVSKGLSHIQMKYLKRFPSLTHDEFGNVYCESMNGISETVENEDMKIGLLSSSETYYTKKNEFSSSEIIVHEMFKEKETELISDDQILSLEDRVKCTSMSFPSTGGFHNREEEESPIFESNMLMQDQDHLSCSSESMGNSNLKYVTEILQLSGILGNECFNAWHSIEQPLDPEMFEDIESCSKSKELSECSSNNIIDHDENMPCYTHQHKLLFDLTNEVLVQIYDRTCTYCPRVLSSKCNGWCKPFPVGKHLLKVVLANISRSLIMNLTDQKMMEIKMDQDLIKDDLWMNLHVFSENVALELEAFIFDRVMDEELQILEVKGTDLKKTVYSDVV